The Zingiber officinale cultivar Zhangliang chromosome 9A, Zo_v1.1, whole genome shotgun sequence genome window below encodes:
- the LOC122019062 gene encoding uncharacterized protein LOC122019062: protein MWNDNVTSLPLDLAVEFCVHLVSTSTTPRKDIKCLQESCKVFHEASRARKVGKFMNVRRELELSLNWFNKKEYFELLRACVDCDNFDAYFILGLEEVFNLKEKTLGLDHLHKAKVGKHTVASYMLGMILFQEPETRSLAVEILNKLVAVDGRRVSTAAPSDDGTLIRECRMEAKEVIRRMTWEKPKRVNSLCPNQRCGGVFRTRDWDLWSYDENRIFCSDVCRWRHELALLAKS, encoded by the exons ATGTGGAACGATAATgtcacctctcttcctcttgatctcgcTGTGGAGTTTTGTGTCCACCTCGTCTCCACCTCTACTACACCACGCAAAGACATAAAATGTTTGCAAGAATC GTGCAAAGTTTTCCATGAAGCGTCGAGAGCGAGAAAGGTAGGAAAATTCATGAACGTTCGGAGGGAGTTGGAACTTAGTCTTAACTGGTTCAATAAGAAAGAGTACTTTGAGTTGCTTCGTGCTTGTGTCGATTGTGACAACTTCGATGCTTACTTCATCCTCGGCCtt GAAGAGGTGTTCAACCTGAAAGAGAAAACTCTAGGATTGGACCATCTGCACAAGGCCAAAGTAGGCAAACACACAGTGGCAAGTTACATGCTCGGCATGATCCTGTTTCAGGAGCCAGAGACACGTTCACTCGCGGTGGAGATATTGAACAAGTTGGTTGCTGTGGACGGCAGGAGAGTAAGCACTGCAGCACCATCCGACGATGGCACCTTGATTCGAGAGTGCAGAATGGAGGCAAAAGAAGTCATAAGGCGCATGACTTGGGAAAAACCAAAGCGAGTCAACTCACTGTGTCCAAATCAGCGATGCGGGGGAGTCTTCAGAACCCGCGATTGGGACTTGTGGTCGTATGACGAGAATCGAATCTTTTGCAGCGACGTATGTAGATGGAGGCATGAGTTAGCGCTACTAGCTAAATCTTGA